In Tsuneonella sp. CC-YZS046, the genomic window GGATTGCCGATACCGGCGCAGCAAACCAGCACGCTTTCCTGGCCATGCGCCGCGCGCGCCCTGGCGAAGGCTGCATCCACCGACTGCTCATTGGTGACATCGACCTGGCAGAAGGTTCCGCCGATTTCGCGGGCAAGGGCCTCCCCCAGTTCCGCATTGAGGTCGAACAAGGCGACCTTCGCGCCCTTCGCCGCAAGTGCGCGCGCGGTGGCCGCACCCAGCCCGGAGGCTCCGCCAGTCACAACCGCGGCAACCTTATCGCTGATCTTCATCCATCTCTCCTTACCGGCCCGCTCCGGCGCGGCCCGTTAGCTCAAATCCTGCGCTAGTGCTTTAGTGCCGCGCAAGCGCACCGCAAGATACTTGCTGCGCGCAACTTGCTCGTCCTTGCCCAGATTCGGAGAGGATGAACAGGCTTTCCACGGTCTTGCCCGCGTGATGACACGAATTGCAAAAGACGACGACAATCGGGGAACACCTCAGCGCGTCAACGCGTCGGCAATCTCCCGGATCGACGCATAAAGCGCATCCAGATCGGCGTCCTCGATACAGTAGGGCGGCATCACATAGACGGTGTTGCCCAGCGGGCGCAGCAGGACATTCGCCTGCCGGAAATGCGCCATCAGGTGCGGCCCGAGATCGGAAAGATAGGCGGCATCGCCACTACCCAGTTCCATCGCGGTGATCGTACCGCAGCGACGGGGATTGGCGATGGCCGGATGGCCGGACAGGCTGGTGAGCCTCTCCTCCTGACGCAGCGAAAGGGTCGCGATCCGCTCCGCGACCGGCTCCTCCCGCCAGATCGCCAGATTGGCGTTCGCGGCCGCGCAAGCGATCGGATTGGCGGTATAGCTGGACGAATGGAAGAATGTGCGCGACCGGTCGGCCGAATAATGCGCCTCCCAGATCGCTTCGCTCGCCATGGTCACCGCCAACGGCACAGCGCCGCCCGTCAGCCCCTTCGACAGGCACAGCAGATCGGGCACGACGCCGGCCTGTTCGCAGGCCAGCAAAGTGCCGGTGCGGCCCCAGCCGGTCATCACTTCATCGGCAATGAACAGCGTATCGTAAGTCGCGCAAATCCGGCGCATTTCCGCCAGGACTTCAGGAGGATAGACCAGCATCCCGCCGGCCCCCAGCACCAGCGGCTCGACGATGAAGGCAGCCGCGCCCGCGGCGCATTCCCGCTCCAGCGCATCGTAGGTGGCCTGCGGCTCCGAAGGGAACGGAACGCGCCCCACATCGAACAGAAGCGGGGCATAAGCGGCGTTGAACACACCCCGGGCGCCGACCGACATCGCCCCTATCGTGTCCCCATGATAGGAATGCTCCATCACCACGATCCGGTGGCGCGCTTCCCCCCGGTTCGCCCAGAAGCCGAGCGCCATCTTCAACGCGACCTCGACCGAGGTCGAACCGGAATCCGAGAAGAAGACCCGGGTCAGTTCGTCCGGCATGATCTCGCGCAGGCCCCGCGCCAGCGCTTCGGCCGGCTCGTGCGTCCAGCCCGCAAAGATGATCTGGTCTAGCTTCCGGGCCTGCTCCGCAATCGCCGCCATGATGCGCGGATGGCAATGGCCATGCGTCGTCACCCACCACGACGAGATGCCGTCCACGATGCGGCGTCCGTCCTGCGTATAGAGCGCCGCGCCCTCCGCCCGGGAAACCAGCGGGATGGGCTCGCCCAGCCCATGCTGGGTAAAAGGATGCCAGATCGGGGACTCGCTCACAGGAAGTCTTCCCTCCTGAACGAACCGGCAAAGGCTTGCGCGAGCGATCTGGCATCCGGCTCCGGCAGCCAGGGCAACCGCCCCAGCCGCTTCACCTGGCCGATGCGACAGATCGTCGCCTCGCTATCCTCCACCGTCTCCCCGGCGAAGGCGATCCCATGGACCGTGACCCCACGCGCCCGCAACGCCGCGATGGTCAGCAGGGAATGATTGATCGTGCCGAGCACGGTGCGGGCCACGACGATGGCCGGCAGGCCCCAGCGGGCGAACAGGTCGGCCATCAGCAGATCGTCGCGCAGGGGCACCAGCACGCCCCCGGCCCCTTCCACCACCAGCGGCCGCTGGGCTGGCAAGGCCAGGGTGGCCGGGTCTATCGCAATGCCGTCGATCTCCGCCGCCCGATGCGGGGAGCATGGGGTGGTCAGCCGATAGGCTTCCGGCAGAATGCGTCCCCTGCCCAACCCCGATAAATCAGCAACCCTGTCCGCATCGCCGCCACCCTCGAGCCCGGCTTGAACCGGCTTCCAGTACCAGCCGTCGAGGAATCCGGCGAGCCCGGCGGCGAACACCGTCTTGCCGACATCGGTGTCGGTTCCGGTGACGACAAATCCCGTCAACGCAGCACCCCGGCCAGCATTTGCGCCAGCGCATCGACATCCGAGGGCGTGGCGTTCAGCGTAAGCGACAGGCGCAGCCGCGAGGTGCCCGTGGGCACCGTGGGCGGGCGGATGCCGCGTATGTCGAAGCCCGCCTCCTGCATCGCGGCGGCGGCCCGCATGGTGCGGTCATCATCGCCCAGGATGATCGGGATGATCTGCGATCCGGTTGGCTCGACCCCAAGCGGCGCCAGCGCCTGCCCGGCATGGCGGATCAGGGCGAACAGGCTTTCCCGCCGCTCCGGCTCATCCGCGCAGATCCGCAGCGCCTCCCGCACCCCGGCGGCCAGCAGGGGCGATGGCGCGGTCGAAAAGATGAACCCACGTCCGCGATTGACCAGGAAATCAGCCACGACGCGGGGGCCGCAGACCAGCGCGCCTTCGCAGCCCAGCGCCTTGCCGCAGGTGCGCATGGCGATCACGTTCTCGCGCCCGTCGAGATCGGCGGCAAGCCCGCGCCCGTCCGGGCCGAACACGCCGGTGGCATGGGCCTCGTCGATGATGAGGATGGCGTCATGGGCATCGGCCAGCGCGGCAAGCTCGGCCAGCGGCGCCCGGTCGCCGTCCATCGAATAGAGACTTTCGACGACTATCCAGATGCGCCCCTTGCCGCCTTTTTCCCGCCAGCGGGCGATAGCATCGGCGAAGCTGTCCGGGTCATTGTGCCGCGCCCCGGCCCGGTCGGCGCGGGACAGGCGCATCCCCTCATGCGCGCTGGCATGGATCAGGCGATCATAGAGGATCAGGTCGCCGCGCTGGGGCAAGGCGGAAAGCAGGGCGCTGTTGGCGCCATAGCCATTGGCGAAGAACAGTGCGCTTTCGCAGCGGAAAAAGCGCGCGGCATCCTCTTCCAGCGCCACATGCTCCTCCGCATTGCCGCGCAGCAGGCGCGAGCCGCCCGACCCCACGGGAACGCCGCGTTGCATCGCTTCGGCAATGGCCTGCTTGAGGCGGGGCGCGTCCGCCAGCCCCAGATAATCGTTCGACGCGAAGTCTATGCCTTCCCTCGCCCTGAGCGAGCGCAGCCGGGCACGCTCGGCAAGATCGGCAAGATCGGCCGCATGTCCGGCAAAGAGGGAAATGTCATCGCCCTGCATGGCAAGCGCCATGCCGCAAGCGGCGCGATCCTACAACCGCCCTACAGCCGCCGCATCCAATATTGCAGGCGCTTGGGGCTTTCCTCGGCTTCGCCATGCTCCTTCCAGGAAAGCTCTGTGACGAGGCCCTTCACCGGCTCATAGCCCCGCTTTCTCCAGAAATCGTCGGGCGGCCGGTAATCCGCCGGGCAAGCGGGATCGTTCCTGGGGCGAACCACCGTCGCGAATGCGGCGGTTTCCGCCCCGGCGCGGCGGGCCGCCGCCTCGCGATGGTCGAAGAAGGCATGGCCGATGCCCCTGCCGCGATATTCCGGCAGAAGCGCGCTTTCCCCGAAATAGAACAGCTTGGAAGTATCCAGCCCATGCCGGGTGAAAGGCTCGCGAATATCGGCTTTCTGCGCCCACATCGGGGAGGCGGTGGCGGCGCCGACCAGCTTGCCATCATCATAGACGCAGACCAGGGTGGCATCGGGCGCGGTGGCGAACTCCTTGAAATACTTGAACTCATAGGCGAGATCGCCATCGTAGAGATAAGGATATTCTGCGAACACCGCGATCCGCAGATTGGCGAGCGCCGACAGCGAGGCCGCGATTTCGCTCCCGGTGAGCAAACGCACCTTCAAATCGCCCAATACGATGTTTTCAGCCACCCAGTCACTCATTGCCACATACCCATGTTCTGGCCTATAGGAAGCGCAGAGCGCCCTGGCACAGTGCGACTGGCTCTTTTGTCACGAGCCTGTCGTCAGCCGGGGCGATGTGTTTTCAGGCATTAACTGCCTCGGCAAGGAAGCGTTCCCATGAACCGTCGCCGCCAGATCTACGAAGGCAAGGCAAAGATCCTCTATGAAGGGCCGGAGCCTGGCACCCTGATCCAGTATTTCAAGGACGATGCCACGGCCTTCAACGCGCAGAAGAAAGGCACGATCAACGGCAAGGGCGTGATAAACAACCGTATTTCGGAGCATGTCTTCACGCGGCTTTCACATATCGGCATCCCCACCCATTTCATCCGCCGGCTCAACATGCGCGAGCAGCTGGTGCGCCAGTGCGAAATCATCCCGATCGAGGTGGTGGTGCGCAATATCGCCGCCGGCTCCCTGTCGAAGCGGCTGGGGATCGAGGAAGGGGAGCCTCTGCCCCACACCCTGATCGAATATTACTACAAGGACGACGCGCTGGGCGATCCGCTGATCGCGGAAGAACATATCGCCTGCTTCGGCTGGGCGACGAACGAGGAGATGCAGGACATCTCCTCCATGGCGATCCGCATCAACGATTTCATGTCGGGCATGTTCGCCGCGATCAATATCCGCCTGATCGATTTCAAGCTGGAATTCGGCCGCATCTGGGACGGCGATTACAGCCGCGTGATCCTGGCCGACGAAATCAGCCCGGACGGCTGCCGCCTGTGGGACATGCTCACCGGCGAAAAGCTGGACAAGGATCGCTTCCGCCGCGATCTCGGCGGGGAGGAAGAAGCCTATCAGGAAGTCGCGCGGCGGCTGGGCTTGCTCCAGGACGACGGCACCCCGGGCGAAGTGTTCGACATCAACATCCACCGCAAGCTGCGCAGCAAGAAGTAAGCGCCCGGATTCAGATGCAATAGCGCACCACCGGGCCGCCCAATGCGGCCCGGACCGGGCGCGGCGGCAGCGCATCGCCGTCGATCTGCACCGGCAGCGCGCGGTTGCCCAGTTCCACGGAGCGCACGCTCCAGCTTCTCGTCAGGCCCAGCCTGTCCGTCGGCAAGCCCGCCATCACCGCCAGCGCCACGCCCGCGCAGCGCAGCCGGCCCGCGCGCGGCAGGGTAATCAGCTCGAAACTGTCGGCATCGACCCGCGCCCGCGGCGAGAGCACGAACGGCCCGGCATAGAACCGCCCGCGCGACAGGAATGCGGCCTCGGCGCGAGTGTCGATGGCGCCCCCATCGGCCAGCCCGGCGGCGATGTCGAAACTCTGCCGCGGCCAGTTCCTCAGCAGCTTCAGGCCCGACAGCAGATAGGCATAACGCCCGATCCGCGCCTTGAGGCCCGGCGAGAGATTGGCCACCACCATGCTGTCCGGCCCGACGCTGAGGCACGCCATCACCGGCACTCCTTCGAAGTCGAGCAGAGGCGAACGGACCCAGCTATCCGCGCCGCGCGCCCAGGCCCGAACCACCTGTTGCGCAAACCGCCCCGGATCGCCGGCATATCCCAGCTCGCGCGCAATGAGATTCACGGTTCCCGCCGGATAGATGCACAAGGGCACCTGCCCGGCCCGCTTGCCAAGCGCCCGCGCCACCATCTGCAAGGTGCCGTCGCCGCCATGGACGCAGACCAGGCGCGCATCGTCCGGCACGGCCACGCCATCCGGGCGCGTCATGGCCAGGCGCGGCTGGAAACCGAGGGCGGCGAAGGCATCGGCCATGGCATCCAGCCGCTTCTGGCGGAAATGGCCCGAAGCCGGGTTGTAGACGATGTCGAGCATCATGGGCGGCGCACGCCCGCCTGGCCCGGCCCAGGCGGAACGCCGGCGCACAGGAATGCAGCTCGATCCATCAATTCCCTTCCGGCCATCCGTTTCCCTTCCCGAAGGAGCGGAAATTAGCCGGAACAGATTGAGATTTGGCAAATAGCCGGGCGATGTCATGCAACCGACCCGGTTGCCACGCCCGGCGGCTTGCGGCAGTTAGCCAGCGATGCGCCTTCATACCCTTCTCCCCGCCCTGCTCCTGATCCTGCCGGCCTGCGCCCAGACGGGCGGAGCGCTCGATTCCGCCGCCACGCCGGTCGTCGAAGCCGCGCCTGCGCCGGATTGGGCTTTCCAGGCAAGCGACGTGCCGGTCGATCCGGCCTATCGCTTCGGCAAGCTCGATAACGGCATGCGCTACGCGATCCGCCGCAATACGACGCCTGCGGGAACGGTGGCGGTGCGGATGGAGGTCGGCAGCGGATCGCTGTCCGAAACGGATGCGGAGCGCGGCTACGCCCATTTCGTGGAGCATATGGCCTTCAACGGCTCCACCAATGTGCCCGAGGGCGAAATGGTGAAGCTGCTGGAACGCGAAGGCCTGGCCTTCGGCGCGGACACCAATGCCTATACCAGCTTCCAGCAGACCCATTACCGGCTCGATCTTCCGCGAAACACCCCCGCCTTGCTGGACACCGCCCTGATGATCATGCGCGAAACCGCAGGCGAGTTGACCTTTTCGGAAGAGGCGGTGGCGCGCGAGCGCGGCGTGATCCTGGCGGAGAAGCGGGACCGGAATACCTACCGCTTGCGGGAGCTTGAGGATCAGCTCCGGTTTTCCGTGCCCGACGCGCGCTATGCCCATCGCCTGCCGATCGGCACGACCGAAGCGCTGCAGGCCGCGACCGGCCAGTCGCTGCGCGCCTTCTGGCAGCGGGAATATGTCCCGGCCAACACCACCGTGATCGTGGTGGGCGATTTCGATCCGGACAGCGCAGAGGCCGCGATCAAGGCCCGCTTCGCGGACTGGCGGGCCGCGCCGCCCCCGGCCAAGCCCGATCCCGGCCCGGTGGATTTCAAGCGCAAGGGGCTGACCGGCATCTATATCGACCCTGCCCTGTCGGAGCGCGTCACCGTTTCCCGGCATGGCAAGTGGCTGGACGAGAAGGACAGCATCGCCACCCGGCAAGGGCAGCTTTTGCGGCGGATCGGCTATGAGATCGTCAATCGCAGGCTCAAGCGGCTGGCGCGCCAGCCGGATGCCCCGTTCCGCGACGCGGGCTTCGGCACGGGCGACATCTTCAAGGTGGGGCGAACGACCAGCCTGATCGTGGATGCGGGCGATGGCGAATGGCGCAAGGGCCTGCTGGCCGCCACGCGCGAATATCGCCGGGCGATGGCGTTCGGCTTCACCGAGGCCGAAGTGGCGGAACAGATCATCGCGATCCGCACCGCGACGCAGGATGCCGCGGCGGGCGCCGATACGCGCTCTCACGATACCTACGTCTCGCAAGTGCTGGACCTGCTGCGCGATGACAAGGTTCCGGCCACCCCGCAGAATGCACTGGAGCGTTTCGAGAAATTCGCGCCCGCCATCACCCCCCAGTCGGTCTTCTCCGCCCTTAAGGAAGAAGCCGTGGCCCTCAAGGACCCGCTCATCCGGTTCCAGGGGCGGGTCGCGGTCGCCGGGGGCGAGGATACCCTGCGCGCGGCCTGGAACGAGGCCATGGCGGAACGGCTGGAAAAGGGCGATGCCGCCGCCGCCGGCCAGTTCGGCTATACCGATTTCGGCGCGCCCGGCGCGGTGGTGTCCGATACCAGCCGCACCGATCTCGGCATCCGCCTGATCCGTTTCGCCAATGGGGTGCGACTGAACCTGAAGCGGACCGATCTGGAGAAGGACCGGGTGCGGGTCAGCGTCAATGTGGACGGCGGCCAGATGCTGGAAACGGCGCAGAATCCGCTGGCGACCGACATGGTGTCCTCCCTGCCGTCGGGCGGCCTCGGCAAGCACAGCGAGGACGAACTGGCGACGATCCTGGCCGGACGCAGCGTGGGCCTTTCGATCCAGGACGCGGACCGCAGCTTCGTCATGACCGCGCGGACCACCCCCCGGGATCTCGAACTGCAACTGCAATTGCTGGCGGCCGCGCTGACCGACCCCGGCTATCGCCTTGAGGGGGAACAGCGTTACCGGCGTGGGATCTCGAACTATTTCGCCCGGAAGGATGCCACCCCGGCATCCGCGCTTTCCGCCGCGATCGGCGGCATCCTGTCCGGCAACGACCCGCGCTTCACCCTGCAATCCGAAGAAAGCTATCGCAGCCTGACTTTCGAGAAGCTGCGCAACGACATCTCCGACCGCCTCGCGCATGGCGCCATCGAACTGGCCGTGGTGGGAGATTTCGACGAGCAGGCGATCATCGCGACGGTGGCGAAGACCTTCGGCGCATTGCCGCCGCGCGAGCCGGATTTCCGGCCCTATGAAGACCTGCGCGACCGGCCCTTCACGGCGGATCGGTCACCCCACGCCATCGACCATACCGGCGAAAGCGATCAGGCCGCGCTGCGCCTGGTCTGGCCGACCCGCGACGACAGCGATCCGGTGGAAGCGCTGAAGCTGGCGCTGCTCGAACGGGTGGTCCGGCTGGAACTGACCGACACGCTGCGCGAAAAGCTGGGCAAGGCCTATTCCCCCAGCGCCTCCAGCGATCTGTCGCGCACCTGGCGCGGCTACGGCACTTTCACCATCGCCGTGTCGGTGGATGTCGCGGAGGTGGCGGCCACCCGCGCCGCCATTGCCGAAACCCTTGCCGAATTGCGCGACCGGCCGCTGGACGACGACATCCTGCAGCGCGCGCGCCAACCGATGCTGGAGAGCTTCGACAACGCCTTGAAGAACAATGGCGGCTGGATGGCGCTGGTGGAACACGCGCAGAGCGAGCCTGACCGGATCGATCGCTTCCTGGCCGGAAAGGCGCGGCTGGTGGCCATTTCGGCGGCGGATATTCAGGCGGTCGCGCGCCGGTATCTGACCGCCGGGGATGGGGTGGAGGTGCTGGCCGTTCCACGGGCCAGGCCCGCCGGATAGGCCGCGCCGAGGGCGCGCTCAAAGGCACCGAGCGCGCTCCTGACACTCCCATCCGCGCGCATCCCCCAGTGGGATGCGGCGGGCCGGGCATGGCGAGCGACAATGCATCGATCTATTTAGTGTAACGTTATATCATTCTGCCGTAAGGGATGCCCCCACCTCACATTGATTCGGATAGCCCATGCGCCGCCTGCTCGCCTCCTGCGCCCTTGCCGCCATGATCGTATCAGGCCCCGCGCTCGCGCAGGACCAGCCCGCTGGCCAGCCCCGGCCGGGCCATGATCGCGATCGCCACGACCATGAAACGGACATCGTCGTCACCGGGATCCGCAAGCCGGTCGGCGACGCGCTGGGCGGAGTGTCGATTCTCGACGGCGCCGATCTGGCCCAGCAACTCCGCCCCAGCATCGGAGAGACCCTGGCCAAACAACCGGGCGTGAGCGCCACCAGCTTCGGCCCGACTGCTTCCCGCCCGATCCTGCGCGGGTTGGGCGGGGATCGCATCCGGCTTCTCACCGACGGGATCGGCAGCCTCGATCTGTCGTCATCGAGCGCCGACCATGCGGTCGCCATCAACCCCCTGACCGCCGAACGGATCGAAATCCTGCGCGGGCCGGCGGCGCTGCTGTTCGGTTCCTCGGCCATCGGCGGGGTAATCAATGTGATCGACCGGCGCATTCCCCGGCACGAACCCGAGGCCCCGCTTCATGCGGACGCCATGCTGGGCTACGCCAGCGCGGCGAATGAACGATCCGCCAATCTGGCGGTCGACGTTCCGCTGGGATCGGGCTTCGTTCTCCATGGCGACGGCAATTGGAGCAAGAGCGGGAAGCTGGAAACCGGCGGCCATCTCCTGTCCCGGCCCTTGCGGGAAATCGCCGCCGCCAGCCCCGATTCCGAAATCCGCGAGCTGGCGGAACTGAAAGGGAAATTGCCGAACAGCGCGGCCGAGGCGGACGAGATTTCCGGCGGCCTCGCCTACGCCCGCGACGGGATCAATGCCGGTTTCGCGATCACCCGGCACACCGCGACCTATGGCGTTCCCATCCGCTTCTCGCTGGAGCCGGGGGTGGAAGCGGAAGCGCCGACCATCGACCTCAGGCAAACCCGCTATGACGGGCGGATCGAAGTCCCCGTGGGTGGCTTTCTGGAAAGCGTGAAGCTGCGCGGCGGCTATTCGCGCTATCGCCACGATGAAATCGAGGAAGACGGGGAAATCGGCACCAGCTTCTTCACGCGCGGGGGCGAATTGCGCGCCGAAGCCGTCCAGGCGGATCGAAACGGCTGGGGCGGAACCAGCGGGCTGCAATATGTCGAGAAATCGGTGCGGATCGACGGCGAGGAGAAATTCCTTCCGGACTCGCGCCTGCGCCAGACCGGGCTGTTCACCCTGCAGAGCCTCGCCAGCGGCCCATGGCGCTTCGAAGCCGGGTTGCGCTACGAGCACTCGAAATTGACGGCCGATGCGGATGAGGCGCTGGCCAGCCCGGCCTATTCGCGCAGCTTCGATAGCTGGTCGGCTTCCGTGGGCGCGCTGTTGGAATTTTCGCCCGGCTGGAAGGCCGGCCTGAACCTCGCCCGTTCCGCCCGCGCCCCGGCAATCGACGAATTGTTCGCCAGCGGGCCGCATGCCGGGACGCAAGCCTTTGAAATCGGGGACCCGAATCTCGATTCCGAAAAGAGCATCGGCCTGGAAGCGACGCTGCGCCACAGCAGCGGCCCGCTGAACCTCACGCTCTCCGGCTTCTATTCCCGCTTCACCGATTTCATCTATCTCGCCCCGACCGGCGAAGTGGAAGACGAATTGCCGGTCTATGAATATCGCCAGGGCAGATCGCGCTATTACGGCTTCGAGGCCGAACTGGAAGCACGCCTGCCGCAAGCCTTCGGCATCGAATGGCGGCTCGGCGCGCAGGCGGACATGGTGCGCGCGACGATCCGGGATTATGGCCCCGCGCCACAGACCCCGCCGTTTCGCCTGCTCGGCCGCCTGCAGGGCGCCACCGGGCCGTTCGACGGCGCAATCGAGGTGGAACACGCATTCCGCCAGTCCCGCACCGGACCCAATGAAACCCCGACATCGGCCTATACCCTCGTCAATGCGTCGCTGGAATGGCACCCGATCACCGGCGACCACGCGCTCACGCTCGGCCTGTCCGCGAACAATCTGTTCGATGTCGTCGCCCGGCGTCACGCCAGCCTGCTGAAGGACTATGCGCCACTGGCGGGCCGCGACATCCGCCTGACCCTGAGCGCCGCCTATTGATATGGCATGGCCCTGGGCCTTGCTCCGCGGGCGATTGCGCTGCATAGGCGTGGGCCGAATCCCCTACCCCTTGCGAAAGGCCAGCCGATGAAGGTTCGCGTCCATGTCAGCCTCAAGAACGGGGTGCTCGACCCGCAGGGCCGCGCCATCCATCATGCGCTGGAAGGACTGGGTTTTTCCGGCGTTCAGGATGTGCGCGCAGGCCGCCTGATCGAGCTGGACATCGACGACAGCGTGAGCGATGCGGCGCTGGACGACATGTGCCGCAAGCTCCTCGCCAATATGGTCATCGAAAACTACCGGATCGAGAAGGTGGCCGCATGAGCGGATTTCGCGCCGCCGTCGTCACCTTTCCCGGCTCGAATTGCGACCGGGATCTGGCGGTTGCGCTGGAAAAAGTCTCCGGCAACCCCACCCTGCGGGTCTGGCATGGCGACGCCGAACTGCCGGACCGGCTCGATTTCATCGGGCTGCCGGGCGGCTTTTCCTATGGCGATTATCTGCGCTGCGGGGCGATCGCGTCCCGCTCGCCCGTCATGCAGGCGGTCATCGCGGCGGCCGGGCGCGGCGTTCCGGTGCTCGGGATCTGCAATGGCTTTCAGGTGCTCACGGAAAGCGGGCTGCTGCCGGGCGCGCTGATGCGCAACGCCGGCATCAGCTTCGTATGCCGCACGGTGCCGCTGATCGTCGAGAACGACAGCTCGCTGTTCACCACGGGCTATGACAAGGGGCAGCGGATCGCCATTCCGGTGGCCCATCACGACGGCAATTATTTCGCCGACGACGAAACGCTGGACCGGCTGGAAGGCGAAGGCCGGGTCGCGTTCCGCTATGGCGAGGATTGCAACGGCTCCGCGCGGGACATTGCCGGGGTGCTGAATGCCACGGGCAATGTGCTGGGCATGATGCCCCATCCCGAGCGCGCGCTGGAAGCGGCGCATGGCAGCGCCGATGGCCGGGTGCTGTTCGAAAGCGTGGTCAGGCAGTTCGTCGACGCCTGATTGCGGGAAGGGGCGTTGCTGCGCCCCGCCCTCCTTCGTGCCGAGGCTCAGGCCGCGCCCTGCCGTGAAAACGCGGCGGAAATCGGGCTGCGGAACAGGCCCATTGCCTCCACCGCGGGCATCGGCCGGCCGAAATGGAACCCTTGTATCTTCCGGCAGCCCAGCTCGCGCACCATCAGCACTTCGGATTCCGTCTCGACCCCTTCGGCGGTGGTGGACATGTCGAGGCTGTCGGCCATCGCGACAACCGCGCGAATGATGGCCAGGCTTTCCCGGTTCCCCTGCGCCGCGCCCTGCACGAAGCTGCGGTCGACCTTGATGGTCGAGAAGCGCATCTTGCGCAGATAGCCGAGCGAGGAATAGCCGGTGCCGAAATCGTCGAGCGCCACCCCGCAGCCCAGCGCCATGATCTGCTCCAGCGTGGCGCGGGCGGTGATGTCGTCGCGCACGAAGATGCTCTCCGTCACCTCGATCTCGAGCCGGTGCGGCTCCAGCCCGCTGGTGGAAAGCGCATTGACGACGGTGGAGGAAAAATTCGGGTCCAGCAATTGCTCGCCCGACACATTGACCGCGACCTTCACGGAAGTGGGCCAGTTGCAGGCTTCGCGGCAGGCCTCGCGCAACACCCATTCCCCGATGCTGACGATCAGCCGCGTGTCCTCGGCCAGCGGGATGAACTTGGCCGGGCTGACCAGGCCATGTTCCGGGCTGTTCCAGCGCAGCAGCGCCTCGAAGCCCACGACCATTTCCCCCTGGGCATCGACGACCGGCTGGTAATTCAGCCCGAACTCTCCGCGATCCAGCGCGTGCCGCAAGGAAAGCTCCAGCCTGCGGCGTTCTTCCGCATCCGCGTGCAGCGAAGGCTCGAACACGAAATGGATGCCGCCGCCGTCATCCTTGGCGCGGTAGAGGGCCAGATCCGCATTGCGCATCAGGGTTTCGACGGTGGAGCCGTCTCGCGGCCCGATCGCCGATCCGACGCTGGAGCCGACATACAGCGTATGGTTCTCGACCTCATAGGGTTGCGACAGCCGCTGGATGACGGATCGCGCCACCATGTCCACCCGGTTGAGATCGGAAGCGTCGCGGATGACGATGCCGAACTCGTCGCCGCCGAGCCGTCCGCACAGCTCGTTTTCGGTCATCAGGCTTTTCAGGCGTTCCG contains:
- a CDS encoding insulinase family protein; this encodes MRLHTLLPALLLILPACAQTGGALDSAATPVVEAAPAPDWAFQASDVPVDPAYRFGKLDNGMRYAIRRNTTPAGTVAVRMEVGSGSLSETDAERGYAHFVEHMAFNGSTNVPEGEMVKLLEREGLAFGADTNAYTSFQQTHYRLDLPRNTPALLDTALMIMRETAGELTFSEEAVARERGVILAEKRDRNTYRLRELEDQLRFSVPDARYAHRLPIGTTEALQAATGQSLRAFWQREYVPANTTVIVVGDFDPDSAEAAIKARFADWRAAPPPAKPDPGPVDFKRKGLTGIYIDPALSERVTVSRHGKWLDEKDSIATRQGQLLRRIGYEIVNRRLKRLARQPDAPFRDAGFGTGDIFKVGRTTSLIVDAGDGEWRKGLLAATREYRRAMAFGFTEAEVAEQIIAIRTATQDAAAGADTRSHDTYVSQVLDLLRDDKVPATPQNALERFEKFAPAITPQSVFSALKEEAVALKDPLIRFQGRVAVAGGEDTLRAAWNEAMAERLEKGDAAAAGQFGYTDFGAPGAVVSDTSRTDLGIRLIRFANGVRLNLKRTDLEKDRVRVSVNVDGGQMLETAQNPLATDMVSSLPSGGLGKHSEDELATILAGRSVGLSIQDADRSFVMTARTTPRDLELQLQLLAAALTDPGYRLEGEQRYRRGISNYFARKDATPASALSAAIGGILSGNDPRFTLQSEESYRSLTFEKLRNDISDRLAHGAIELAVVGDFDEQAIIATVAKTFGALPPREPDFRPYEDLRDRPFTADRSPHAIDHTGESDQAALRLVWPTRDDSDPVEALKLALLERVVRLELTDTLREKLGKAYSPSASSDLSRTWRGYGTFTIAVSVDVAEVAATRAAIAETLAELRDRPLDDDILQRARQPMLESFDNALKNNGGWMALVEHAQSEPDRIDRFLAGKARLVAISAADIQAVARRYLTAGDGVEVLAVPRARPAG
- the purQ gene encoding phosphoribosylformylglycinamidine synthase subunit PurQ; translation: MSGFRAAVVTFPGSNCDRDLAVALEKVSGNPTLRVWHGDAELPDRLDFIGLPGGFSYGDYLRCGAIASRSPVMQAVIAAAGRGVPVLGICNGFQVLTESGLLPGALMRNAGISFVCRTVPLIVENDSSLFTTGYDKGQRIAIPVAHHDGNYFADDETLDRLEGEGRVAFRYGEDCNGSARDIAGVLNATGNVLGMMPHPERALEAAHGSADGRVLFESVVRQFVDA
- the purS gene encoding phosphoribosylformylglycinamidine synthase subunit PurS; translation: MKVRVHVSLKNGVLDPQGRAIHHALEGLGFSGVQDVRAGRLIELDIDDSVSDAALDDMCRKLLANMVIENYRIEKVAA
- a CDS encoding TonB-dependent receptor, which encodes MRRLLASCALAAMIVSGPALAQDQPAGQPRPGHDRDRHDHETDIVVTGIRKPVGDALGGVSILDGADLAQQLRPSIGETLAKQPGVSATSFGPTASRPILRGLGGDRIRLLTDGIGSLDLSSSSADHAVAINPLTAERIEILRGPAALLFGSSAIGGVINVIDRRIPRHEPEAPLHADAMLGYASAANERSANLAVDVPLGSGFVLHGDGNWSKSGKLETGGHLLSRPLREIAAASPDSEIRELAELKGKLPNSAAEADEISGGLAYARDGINAGFAITRHTATYGVPIRFSLEPGVEAEAPTIDLRQTRYDGRIEVPVGGFLESVKLRGGYSRYRHDEIEEDGEIGTSFFTRGGELRAEAVQADRNGWGGTSGLQYVEKSVRIDGEEKFLPDSRLRQTGLFTLQSLASGPWRFEAGLRYEHSKLTADADEALASPAYSRSFDSWSASVGALLEFSPGWKAGLNLARSARAPAIDELFASGPHAGTQAFEIGDPNLDSEKSIGLEATLRHSSGPLNLTLSGFYSRFTDFIYLAPTGEVEDELPVYEYRQGRSRYYGFEAELEARLPQAFGIEWRLGAQADMVRATIRDYGPAPQTPPFRLLGRLQGATGPFDGAIEVEHAFRQSRTGPNETPTSAYTLVNASLEWHPITGDHALTLGLSANNLFDVVARRHASLLKDYAPLAGRDIRLTLSAAY